A genomic stretch from Asterias rubens chromosome 7, eAstRub1.3, whole genome shotgun sequence includes:
- the LOC117292467 gene encoding tRNA (guanine(26)-N(2))-dimethyltransferase-like, protein MEMDIDKDRVETSQAVSPSDQSSCVTDSRYTETSPLTSLVTRNMTENSSEAIPDPSMDVQDMDGQVSLDAKTIPDSGGATPAAIQEDTGNGVNVQCEEGKTVPTSGGATPAMIQEGQARIMFPSLNEVFYNPVQQFNRDLTIAVISVHAEEQLAIKGFKVSYESSKDAEGKEETTPESENITEDEKQTYHPGEYCKDGLNILEGLSATGLRGVRYAKEIPGLKNIVSNDWNYEAFKAIQRNIKENNVEQLVTASHGDASLIMNQYHLTDRVDIVDLDPYGSPAKFLNGSMQAVKDGGILCVTCTDMAVLCGNRSEACHAKYGAMSLRAKYCHEMALRIVLHSVEMHANIHHRHIEPLLSVSVDFYIRLFVRVHTSQSKVKRSAAKKALVYHCEGCDNFHLQRMGRLLPVADNPKNFRYKSAFGPPVGQNCENCGSRFLLGGPIWAEPLHDPEFVKKLLGHVTTHSDRFHTHTRMKGILTLISEELLDCPLYHKFSQLFHHVRSACPPLKKFRSALMHAGYRVSQSHITAEAVKTDAPHSVVWDIVKEWVKLNPVTRKRKLEDTSVSNIILSQKSSTEVSFDVREDAMPTSRKQGIPRFPANPAPNWGPKARAKPSSSAETLEEKRARHQNKRAKQKEQRPEEGNELDDVKLQK, encoded by the exons ATGGAGATGGATATAGATAAAGATAGAGTTGAAACTTCGCAAGCTGTTTCTCCTTCAGACCAATCCAGCTGCGTTACAGACAGCAGGTACACAGAAACCTCCCCATTGACATCATTGGTAACCAGAAATATGACCGAGAACAGTTCTGAGGCCATCCCTGATCCATCAATGGATGTACAAGACATGGATGGCCAAGTTTCTCTGGATGCCAAGACCATCCCTGATTCAGGGGGTGCCACTCCCGCAGCAATTCAAGAAGATACTGGAAATGGTGTGAATGTCCAATGCGAGGAGGGCAAGACTGTACCCACATCAGGGGGTGCCACTCCTGCAATGATTCAGGAAGGTCAGGCAAGGATAATGTTCCCATCCCTGAATGAGGTGTTTTATAATCCAGTCCAGCAGTTCAACAGGGATTTGAC AATTGCTGTTATAAGTGTACATGCTGAAGAACAGCTGGCAATCAAAGGATTTAAAG TTTCTTACGAGTCCAGTAAAGATGCAGAAGGGAAAGAGGAAACAACTCCAGAAAGTGAAAACATCACTGAAGATGAAAAACAGACGTACCACCCGGGAGAATATTGCAAG GATGGACTCAATATTCTAGAGGGATTGTCTGCAACTGGACTGAGAGGAGTACGTTACGCCAAGGAAATCCCTGGATTGAAAAACATTGTCTCCAATGACTGGAACTACGAGGCCTTCAAGGCAATCCAGCGTAACATCAAAGAGAACAATGTGGAGCAATTGGTGACAGCCAGCCATGGTGACGCTTC ATTGATCATGAATCAGTACCATCTGACTGACCGAGTGGATATCGTTGATCTGGATCCATACGGCAGCCCTGCTAAGTTCCTGAATGGCTCTATGCAAGCAGTCAAGGATGGTGGTATACTGTGTGTTACCTGCACGGATATGGCCGTCCTCTGTGGTAATCGCAGCGAGGCTTGCCATGCTAAGTACGGAGCTATGTCACTGAGGGCAAAATACTGCCATGAAATG GCATTACGGATTGTTCTTCATTCGGTGGAGATGCATGCGAATATACATCATCGTCACATTGAACCTCTACTATCAGTCAGTGTAGACTTCTACATACGTCTCTTTGTACGAGTTCATACCAGCCAGTCAAAGGTCAAGCGGTCAGCTGC CAAGAAAGCGTTAGTCTACCACTGTGAGGGATGCGATAACTTTCATCTACAGCGCATGGGGAGACTTCTCCCAGTTGCAGACAACCCTAA GAATTTCAGATACAAGAGTGCCTTTGGACCTCCCGTTGGTCAGAACTGTGAAAACTGTGGTTCAAGATTTCTT CTTGGAGGTCCAATATGGGCGGAACCTCTTCATGACCCTGAGTTTGTCAAGAAACTTCTGGGTCATGTAACGACCCACTCTGACCGATTCCACACTCACACCAGGATGAAGGGGATTCTCACACTCATCAGTGAG gAGCTTTTAGACTGTCCACTCTACCACAAATTCAGCCAGCTATTTCACCACGTCCGCAGCGCGTGCCCACCACTGAAGAAGTTCCGCTCAGCGTTAATGCACGCTGGGTACAGAGTGTCACAGTCTCATATCACAGCAGAGGCCGTCAAGACAGATGCCCCTCATTCGGTTGTCTGGGACATCGTCAAAGAGTGG GTAAAATTAAATCCAGTAACAAGGAAGCGGAAACTAGAAGATACCAGCGTCAGTAACATCATACTGAGCCAAAAATCAAG TACTGAAGTTTCCTTTGATGTAAGAGAAGACGCCATGCCGACGTCTCGGAAACAGGGCATCCCAAGATTCCCTGCCAACCCTGCCCCCAACTGGGGTCCCAAGGCGAGGGCGAAACCATC ATCATCTGCAGAGACACTTGAAGAGAAAAGAGCGCGTCATCAAAACaaaagagcaaaacaaaaagagcAGAGACCAGAGGAAGGAAATGAGTTGGACGACGTCAAATTACAAAAGTGA